The DNA sequence CCAAACTCGGTTTAAACCTATGATAGTAAGTAACTTAACTAAATTAGGATACCGTAAACCACCACTCTTCGTAGTTCTAACATAGCTCCTTTTTCGTTCCAGCGAATGACCCAATAGAGTCATCTCTCGAATAAATGCATCGCGACCTAGTCCTTCTGGCTGGATCATATAGTAGGCCTTTTCAAGACCCAAACCTCCGTGATCTGCACGGTGTGTCAACAGCATTGCTTCCGCTGAATACACCCCGTCCTGATAATCCGCTCGCCGACGTAAATATTGCGACAGCGATTGACGCGAAGTACCTAGTGCAGCATATACTTGTTCATTACTTGGACTCTTCATTTCTGATCTGTATTTCGACAAGAGCCGGACAAGGGAGTCGTAAAACCACTTTTTTTTTCAACATCTATTCCTGCTTCACGAAGCTCCTCTATAAAGCTCTCATAGTAGTCCAATTTAATTTGTTTTTGACCTAGAGAACGTTCTAGTTCAGCCACCCGCTTTTCCAGCAATTTAACCTTCTCCGTCTGGGAATTTGGTACTTCCACTATTATCGCTTTTTGTTGATCGTACGAGCTGTACTTACTTATCCAGCGGTACAGAATATTTACATGGATGCTGTATAAACGACCTATCTGGGCCACGCTAAAGGTACCTTCTTCATAGTCCTTAACTCGCGCTTTTTTAAAGGTTTCACTGTAATTACGACGCCTTTTGGGCCGATTAACCTTATTCGTTGACTTCATTTTTAACTAAATTTGTTGTCAACGTATTTCAGGGATAGTCACCAACTAACAATCAACAATCAACCATCAAACCATCAAACCATCAACCTAAACCTAATCATCATATCACTCTGCAACATCTTGACCCTCACCTTGTCGCCTTTCTTGACTTCAGGGTGTTGAGGGAAGCAAAAAAGAGCCTGGCCCCAGTGTTCCAACTCCCCCTCGGGGCGAGAGGAGACGATGATGTCATCATCCAATTGGAGATCAAACCAAAAGACGAGGGCTTGTAAGCTGCCATTGTGCTCGATGGAGAACTCGTGGAAAGTTTCCATGGGGCGATCATCTGGATACGCGGGCGGGAGCTTGTAGAAATCTACCTTCATCAGAGGAATGACGGGAGAAAGCACCTGGTAATTTTCTGCTTTGAGGATGATTCTAAAATATTCATCGGATATTCGAAACTGCTCAAAAGGAGAAAGATCAAAACCTGCGATCTCCTTTACGGGCGCAATCCTGCTGCGGAACGGAATTTCAATCAGCTGCCCGAACAACTGCAATCCTGCTGGAATAAGCTTCACTTCCGGCTTCGCCAGGTTTTGCACGGCGTGCCGGATCGAAGGCAAGACCCCTTCTCCGAAGGCACCCACATCCAGGATTTCTGAAATGATCAAATCCACTTTCTCTTTTACTTCTTTCCCTACTTTCAGTTGGGTCGACTTTTTTGAGAAAAGATCGATTTGTTGGTCGTAGCCATTAAGGGCAATGATTTCATCGGCGGTAGCTGCCAGTCGCTCATTCATCTCGCAGGCGACGATGCGTTCGGCGCCTGCGCGGGCGGCCATCATGGACAGCAAACCCGATCCCGTGCCAATATCCAATACGCGGGTAGCTGGAGTCACGGCCTTTTCAATGGCGGCTTGATAGGCATTGTTGCGCTCGCTGTCGGCCAGCATCTCAAAATGCCAATAGGGTATTTTACTACTCATCAAACGCCGGAAATTGCTGAGTGCGCCAGGATCGTCGGGGCTGATGTCTAAAGCTTGTCGGTAAAACTGTTCGGCCTGGTCAGTGCGGCCGAGTTCATTGTTGGCATTACCCAGTAGGATATTTACGTTGAGATCCCCGGGATGAAGGGAATAAGCTTTTTCCAGCGTAGCTAGCCCTTCGTTGTTTTTTCCAAGATCGAGATAGAATTTCCCCATTAGGGCGTACCCCAAAAAATGATCAGGATGAGCCTCAATGGTGCGTTGGAACATGGTGGTAGCAGCAGCCGTCTGTCCGGTATCTGCCAGGAGGTTACCCAGGGTGGTCAGCAACTTGAGGTCATTGGGCTCAATGAGCAGTGCTTGTTCATAGGTTTGTTGGGCGATATCTGTCTTTTGGAGGTAATGGTAGACGGCCCCCAAGGTATCGTAAGCTTGTAGAAAATCAGGCTGTTGTTCGATGATCGCGTGTAAAACCTGAATGGCTTCAGTAAACTGTTGTGTTTCCAGCAGTACATTGGCGAGGTTGTAAGCAATATCGGGCCGCTGTGGCGCAAGTTGACTGGCCTGTTGGATAGCCGCAATGGCTTGTGGTGTATTTCCACTTTGTTGAAAGGCAATACCCAAATTAAGATAGGCATCGGGATTGGCAGCATTCAGCTGTATGGCTTCCTGAAGTAGTTCAATGCTTGTCGCAATCTGACCACTGGCCAGTAGTACGCCCCCTAGTGTGGTCATAATGCCATCATGGGTGGGGATTTCTACCAGAATAATTCTCAGCAGTTGTTCAGCTTCCACCAGCTGCCCGGCCTGGTAAGCGGTCATCGCGCGCTGGAATACAGCTTCGGCATCAAAAGAATTGGGTTCCATGATAAGGTGTGGTCTTTTTTTAAAAGGCGGAAGATACACCGTATTCTACGGAAATTTACAACACCGAAGATTCTTCATCATCATTATCAATGGTGGGCAAATTCAGGAGGTTGCCACAATATTTGCAGTAGGCAGCATCATCATCATGCCCTTCTTCGCCACAATAGCGGCAAGCCTGGGTATTGTTGCGGGTATCACGCGCTTGCTTGATCAACTCGCCAGTAACAATGCCGGTAGGTACGGCAATGATCGCGTAACCCAAAACCATCACGACGGCAGAAAGCATCTTCCCTATAGCAGTAGCAGGAGTAATGTCGCCATAACCTACCGTGGTGAGGGTTACAATGGCCCAGTAAATAGAACTGGGAATGTTGGAAAACCCTGAATTGGTACCGCCTTCAATCAAGTACATGAAGGCCCCCAAAATGGTCACCAGGATGGAAATAAAAAACAGAAAAACAGTGATTTTCGTGAAGCTGGCCCGTAGTGCGGAAGCAATGTATTGCCCTTCCGAAAGGAAATGACCCAACTTGAGAATCCTGAAGATACGCATCAGCCGTAAGGCGCGAATGACCAAAAAAGCCTGGGCACCACCAAAGAAAAACGCGATATAAGTAGGCAAAATAGCCAGTAAGTCGATGATTCCAAAAAAACTCCGGGCGTACTTCCATGGATGATAGACCGACCACAAGCGTAGGATATATTCTATCGAGAAAATGACCGTTAGTACCCATTCGATAATAACGAGAACTTTGCGGTGACTAGCTTGAAAGCTGTCAATACTCTCCAGCATCACCAGCAGGATACTGAGCACAATCAGGACCAACAAAACGATATCAAAAGCCTTCCCTATGGGCGTATCTGCTTCGAAAATGATTTCATGTAGTTTATCCCGCGTAGGATTGAAGTGTGGGGGATGCGCTGCTTTGCGCTTTGGTTTATTCTGCGGTTTGCTCATACACTAAGTGTTTTCGAAGCCAAAAATAATACTTACATTTGCTTTAGTGACGGAGAAAAAATAAGTGTAACAGCTTTCGATTTTTAAAAATTTCAAAAGAAAGTTGTTTTACTTATTTCCGTCAAATAGTTCAGTGGCTAAATCGCTCAATTTAAGTGATTAGGCCAAGCATACCAAGCATACCAAGCATACCACGAGAAACTACCACTGTATACTTACCTACTTATCTTTTCCTGCGCGTTCAGCACCGTAACCGTGTTGGCGGGTAAGAGGAAACCAAAAACTAGTAAACGTGATTAAAGCTGTTATCATTGAAGATGAGATTAATGGATTAAATAATCTTAAGAGTCTCTTGGCAGAACACTGTGAAGACGTAGAAATCATAGGTACTGCCGGATCGGTGGATGAAGGCTATAAGCTCCTTTCTAATCCACGGATTACCCCCGATGTAGCCTTTTTGGATATTAGTCTGCCAGACGGCTTGGTCTTTCAGCTCCTGAATCGCTTAAAACCCGTAGATTTTGACGTCATTTTTGTGACAGCCTACGAAGACTACGCCATTAAAGCTTGTGAGTACAGTTCTATCGGTTACGTGATGAAACCCATTGATCCTGATACTTTGGTAGAAGCCGTGGAACGTATTCAGCCTGATAAACAAAATGAGATCGACAAGCGTCTGGATATCTTCCAGAACTACATGAATAACCCGAATGCTTTTACCAAGATGAGCATTTCGGCACTGGATGGCATCTATTTTGTCAACATCAAAGATGTCGTGCGCTTTGAAGCAGAAGATAATTATACCCATATTTTTCTCGAAGGAGGAGAGCGGATAACCGCCTCGAAAACCATCAAAGCTTACGAGGATATGCTGGCTCCTTTCAACTTCTATCGGGTACATAAAAGGCATGTGATCAACCTCAACTATATGCGGAAATTTGTCAAAGGGGACGGAGGATATTTAATCATGGATGATGATATTAAAATTGAAGTTTCCCGTCGGCGCCGCCCTGCGTTTATGGAGCAGATGAAAAGGCTGCAAAATGGCTTGTAAGCGGTTGGCTAAAGCTGAATTACGGTTGTGTTAATATTGGTATGCTAATTATTTATCTTCGAATCCGTTGATGATCCGGTAGTTAAGAAGCAGGAAGAGGTAGGTTAAGTCGATTATTTTAACTATCTTTATTCCCGCTTAGTGCATTGAGAGGCACTTGCATACATTGAAAACGTTTTTCCTTAAATCGAGAACCATGGCCAAAGACAAAAACTCTGGCATTGATAAACTCAAAAAAGATAAGGATTTAAAACCATTGCCAAAAAAAGAAATGACCCAGTTCAAAGGCGGCCGTAAAAAGCGGCGTTGGAACAAAGGTTGTGGCGGCATTTTGCCTCAGTAGTTTTACCGAAGTGGTCTCCCTTAACTTTGCTGTACTTATCACCAGCAGCTACAAAAATCAAATAACAGGATTACTTGCCTAACCGCATGGTAGTCCTGTTTTTTATTTCACCATTCTTTGTACCTTAGTGACGGAACACAAATAACTTAGTCTGATCTATCGACCAAAACACTTTAAGATCGGTAGATTATCTCTTCATCCCTTTTTATAGTCTGTCAACGGATATGCCACTCAAAGTAGTTTAGGCAAAAGCCGACCCCTATGTAGTAAAAACCCATACTTTCTGTCCACCAAACTCTGTGACAACTATGTTCGCGGCATCTGAAAGAATTGTAATCCAACCAGGGCTGTGGGAGCAGAAACTCGCCCAGCAGCAAGACCCTCTCCAGCGATTGGCGATCATTGATCAGCTGGCTGGCCACTACGCCTATACCAATGTTTTGCGCGCCCAGCAATTGTTGCTCGAACAGTGGAAGCTCCTGGCGCAACACGAGGTGGAAGACTTCATGTTCAGGTATTTTCTCAACAAAATGGTCGTTCAGAACCAATTGTATGATTTCACAGGAGCAGCGGAAACAGCCCGGCAAGGGATAGATTATCTGGAGGCTGCCGGCTCCATCAAGCAACTCACTGAGCTACAAATCGAATATGCGGGCATCTCCATCAACCTTGGTGACCTGGAGGCAGCAGAGCGCTTTTTGCAAAAAGCACTGAAGGTATTAAAGAATTTTCCTGACCAGCAGCTTCATTCTCGGATTGCTTGTCGAAAAGGTTACTTGTACCTGCATGCCGGCAACCACTCGATTGCTACGGAGCAATTTCTCAATGCCATTTCTATGCTGGAAGTGAAGGAGGAGTCGCTGCCACTGCGCGACGAATACTTCCGTTCGCTGGCATTTGCGGGGCTTGGACAAGTTTATGAACACAACGAAGAATACGAAAAAAGCGTTCGGGCCTTTCTGCGGGTAGTCGACCTGTGCGAACGCCTGGGCATGTCCAACCGGCTGGCCTGGCATTATCTCAACGTCGGTCGGGCCTACATTGGACTAGGAGATGTGGCATCCGCAAAGGACTTTCTCCAGAAAGTGATCGATACCCGTGATGATCTTAGCCTGGAAGCACGGGCCAGTGCTTACGCCAATCTGGGATTCTGTACCTTTGAAGAAGGCGATTTTACCGCAGCATTGGAACTGCTGCACCGGGCCGAACACCTCCATCAGGAGCTGAATCCTAATGATTTTAGCAACCTCTGTGTCATCGCCTCCTGGCGGGGACGTATCCAAACGGAACAAGAGAATTACGAAGCAGCACAAGCCTCGTTTACGGAAGCTTTACGCTATGCCGAAGCTGAAGAGGATTACAAAATGCTGGCGGAGGTGCACAGTGATTTTGCTGCTCTTTACGCAGAAATCGAAAATTACCAACTGGCTTACGAGTACCAACTTGAGCACGATCGTTTCCTGGAGATTTATCTCGAAGACCAGGATCGTCGGCAGCAGCAGGAACTGGAAATGAAATACCAGGCTGCGCGTAAACAACAGGAGACAGAGTTGTTGGAACTCAAGGCGACCCGCTTACAGTTGAAAGCACTCAGGGCGCAGATGAACCCACACTTTATCTACAATGCCCTGAATTCCATCCAGCATTTTATCACCTCTAATAAGGGAGCCATTGCCTCGCGTTACCTGGCCAAATTTGCTAAACTGATGCGCCAGAGCCTTGATTATTCCGATGAAGAAAGTATTTCCCTGGAAAAGGAGATAGAGTTTCTTCAGGATTACCTTTATATCAATGAAAAACTGCGCTTTGAAGATCGGTTGTCGTATCGCGTAGTGGTGGATGACGACCTGGAGGAGGATATCCTCGGCGTGCCTACCATGATTGTGCAACCTTACGTGGAGAATGCCCTGGAGCATGGCCTGCGTTCCCGTAAAGATGGCTTGATCACCGTACAGTTTAAACTATGGGATGATGATACTATCTGCTGCATAGTAGAAGACAATGGCATTGGGCGGAAAAAAGCCCTGGCTCAGCAGCATAACGATCCCAATCGCCAGAATTACCGCTCCCGCGGGACACAGATTACCGAAAAAAGGCTAGAGTTGCTGCGAAGAACCAAAAAGCAAGAAGTATCAGTACGTACCATCGACCTCTACGATGAAAAGACCGGCCTAGCTACTGGTACCCGCGTCGAAATTATGATTCCGATTGTGGAAATTCAGGTGAAGTAAGCACAGCCCACGCTGAACTCACTCTTTCGAAGCCACGCTCAGGGCGCTCCACTAGCTCACTTCAACTTTAACGTTTCCTTTACAAGACTTGAGCAAGGGGGCACGTTTACTTCCCACATCATCTATTTGAAACCAATTGAGAACCAATACAAGAATGGCCAAAACTATTCTTGCACCTTTTGTTCTCCACACCAAAACAACCAAAAAATGAAAACATTGAAGTTCGCAGCCCTGGCCCTGAGTTTGTTTTTTACCACCCAGACCCTGATGGCTCAGGTTCGTGTATCACCCAAAGTGGGGGTCAACTTATCTGCACTGGACGCTAAGTTGAATGATTTTGACGCCGAAGCACGTACGGGCTGGCACGCCGGCCTTGATTTCCGGATGGGCGATGGAGTCTTGTTCCTCAATCCCGGCGTTCAATACCAAAGCTATACCGCGCGCTTGATGCAGGATATCAATCAGAATACGGAGGTGAATTTTTCGGAAGAGACCACTATTCAAAGCCTCAAAGTACCGCTCAATGTAGGTCTTCGAGTGATTGGCGATAATGGTTTATTGGGCCTTCACCTCAAGGGAGGTATCGTTCCTACTTATGTCATGGGAGTGAAAGAAGTGGATAATTTTGACTTTTCTATTGATGAGCTCAATCGCCTTACCTGGGGCGCTAATATGGGAGTAGGTATCGACCTGCTGTTCTTCACGGCTGACCTGACTTACGAGAAAGGGCTGACCAATTTCTTCGAGAACGGAGAAGGTAAAAACAATATCCTCAGCTTAAGCGTTGGCTTGAAGTTTTAAAGAAAAGTATTTAATCGTAAAAAGGGGAGCGGCACAGCATAAGTGAGCGTATAAAAATAAGGTGATCCAATTTGGGTTTAGTAAAAAAAGATAAGCAACTGAGTGAAATGAAGTTGCGTTCTTTTTCTTACTAAGCCTTGAAACAAATTGGATCATCTTATTTTAGCTCGAATACTAAGGCTAGTGTCGCTCCTCTTTTTTTATAGAAAGTTCTAAACAGATTGTTAAAGTTGAGCCAGTTGTATCATTAAAAATGGGTAAAAGAGGGTAGAGAAGATCAAAATGTATACCTTTAAGATACCCGATTTTTGTAAAAAAAATAGATCGTTGCTTACGCATCAGTTTTCATGATGCGTAATGAGCTATCTCACAAATCAGTATTATGGAAAAGCTATTTGTACTTACCGTATTGTTACTGACCCTGTTTTCGAGTTCTCTGGCTGCGCAGTGCAATTCAAAAAAAGCACTTTCTAATCCAGCTTTCTTTCGTCAGGATCCTTCCGCGAAAGCGGCCATGATTGCTGCTGCTGATGAAACCATCGAAGAACGGATTGATCGCAAGACTGGTGAAATTTACTACGTTCGCCCGTACACAAGTCCCTGGAGTGGTGAAAAAGGCTACCACGTTTTGACATTTGACCCAAAATCAGAGCAGTTTGTAGAGCGTGAGGACTACGCCGCACACGGCGACCAGGAGGAAGATAAAGGAAGCAGAACACCCAGTTGCCAGGAGCAGAGTGATAGCACCAACCTCCAGCAGCGCAAGCTGTTACCTGACCAATCAGCACCTTCTAACAAGCAGCCTCGTCGGTCATCAAGGGTTAAGCTAGCTGCTGATTTTAGATGACGGATCAAAAATAACTTATTCCATTCCTGCCTGCGTACCGCAGGTAGGCAGGTTTGATTCGCTAAAATTTTCTAAGCAAGCAACTAAAAGGAGCTTGTGTGAAAATATTCGCGAATCGTTGGAAAAAATGGAATAAGTTATTTCCGTCATATTACTAGGTAGTTTTACTGCTCATTTCAGAGTAAAAGATGCCTTTACGATAGCATTTCAGTACCTGCTGAATGGTAGGGGTGATGTTGGTGGGTAGCCGATCCAGGTCATACCAGTGAGCAGCTTTGAATTTTTCTTTCTCACGAGCCCTTAATTTACCTTCCCAGCGCGATGCTTTGAAAAACAAACCGATGCGGTGTTCGGTCTTGGAGCGCTTGTGCATGACGTGTACAAGGGTCAAGTCTTTTTGCTCTAATGTGATGCCTGCCTCTTCCTTACTTTCCCTGATAAGTGACTGAATAGCAAACTCTTCTGCTTCAACTGTGCCTCCTACCAGGGTGTAGTTACCTCCGTTAGGTTTGGTTTGTTTTAGTAACAAAATGCGGCCGTGATCATAGAGAATAACTCTTGCCTTAATAACAGTATTTACAGTGGGCATGGAAAATAAAGTTTGTGATCGGGCTAATTTTCGCCGAGCTTTTTAATTTTGCAGTAGAAATAAGGATGAGTATTCGGAATAACGAAGCAATATCGATTTATTTTCTGGAATGATTCAAGCAAATTCTATTATCTTTCGCTAAAGATTACTGAGAGACATGGTTTTTGTCTGTTAGGCATTCTTGTCTAAAAAGAACAATGCCAGTAAGAATCTTGTTCTTTTTTTTGTTTTTTTTGCCCAAGGGCTGGTTAAACGGCCTATTGCTTGATTAAATAAAGCGCCTATGCATCACGAAAATGTAGTAGCAACTATTGGAAATACTCCTTTGATTAAGTTGTCCAACATCACTCAAGGAATAATTCCCGCCCAGGTTTATGCTAAGGTCGAGGCCTTTAATCCTGGCCAATCTGCTAAAGATCGGGTCGCAAGATACATGATCGAACAAGCAGAGATCAAAGGTATTTTGAAACCTGGTGGTACCGTAATTGAAGCTACCAGTGGCAACACGGGCTACAGTCTCGCAATGGTCTCCGCCTTGAAAGGCTATCGTTGTGTGCTTACAGTGACCAGTAAAGCTGGCCAAGAGAAACTATCCCTCCTTCGTAGCCTGGGGGCAGAAGTAGTGATCTGCCCGGCAGATGTAGAGCCAGAAGATCCTCGTTCCTACTACTCGCGGGCGGAGCAACTGGAGAAAGATATTCCCAATTCGGTTTATTTACGCCAGAACTGGAATAAAAACAACCAGCTCGCTCACTACCACTCTACCGGCCCTGAAATTTGGGAACAGACCGAAGGAAAGATTACCCACTACATTTGTTGTGCGGGTACCGGTGGAACCCTTTCGGGAACGGCCCAATACCTCAAAGAAATGAACCCCGATATCAAAATTGTTGGGGTAGATGCTTACGGCTCCGTCCTCAAAAAGTACTGGGAGACGGGTGTTTTTGATAAAAATGAAATCTATTCCTACAAGGTCGAAGGGCTCGGGAAGACGATTATCCCTGATAATGTTGATTTTGATGTCATTGATGACTTTATCAAAGTCACCGACCGCAACAGTGCATTACGCGCACGCGCCCTGGCTCGCAAAGAAGGTCTGATGGTAGGCTATTCCAGCGGATCAGCCATGGATGCGGTCTTCAAGCTCCGCCATCAGCTAAAGCCTTCCGATGTCGTTGTGGTGCTTTTCCCTGACCATGGTAGCCGCTACCTGGGGAAAATATTCAACGATGAATGGATGAAGCAACAGGGCTTTCTTTCTCCACAAGGAGAGGATGTCAATCCATATAGTTACCATCACATGAAGCGGGTTTACCGCGTATACCGCCGTAAGTACGGTCGTTATATTCGTAAAACGCTGTTGTTGGAGTAATTTCAGATTAGTTCCTAATAATCTGTTAACCCCCTTTTGGTAGCAAACAAAACTACGGAAAGGGGGTTTTTCATTGATTGCGCTGAAAAAAGCGAAAATTTTATTCATCGGGAAAAATTGCTGGCTGACGAAAGTCTAATCCTGATACCAATCTTAATCA is a window from the Lewinella sp. LCG006 genome containing:
- a CDS encoding PLP-dependent cysteine synthase family protein; its protein translation is MHHENVVATIGNTPLIKLSNITQGIIPAQVYAKVEAFNPGQSAKDRVARYMIEQAEIKGILKPGGTVIEATSGNTGYSLAMVSALKGYRCVLTVTSKAGQEKLSLLRSLGAEVVICPADVEPEDPRSYYSRAEQLEKDIPNSVYLRQNWNKNNQLAHYHSTGPEIWEQTEGKITHYICCAGTGGTLSGTAQYLKEMNPDIKIVGVDAYGSVLKKYWETGVFDKNEIYSYKVEGLGKTIIPDNVDFDVIDDFIKVTDRNSALRARALARKEGLMVGYSSGSAMDAVFKLRHQLKPSDVVVVLFPDHGSRYLGKIFNDEWMKQQGFLSPQGEDVNPYSYHHMKRVYRVYRRKYGRYIRKTLLLE
- a CDS encoding NUDIX domain-containing protein; its protein translation is MPTVNTVIKARVILYDHGRILLLKQTKPNGGNYTLVGGTVEAEEFAIQSLIRESKEEAGITLEQKDLTLVHVMHKRSKTEHRIGLFFKASRWEGKLRAREKEKFKAAHWYDLDRLPTNITPTIQQVLKCYRKGIFYSEMSSKTT
- a CDS encoding transposase, with product MKSTNKVNRPKRRRNYSETFKKARVKDYEEGTFSVAQIGRLYSIHVNILYRWISKYSSYDQQKAIIVEVPNSQTEKVKLLEKRVAELERSLGQKQIKLDYYESFIEELREAGIDVEKKSGFTTPLSGSCRNTDQK
- a CDS encoding ion transporter, translating into MSKPQNKPKRKAAHPPHFNPTRDKLHEIIFEADTPIGKAFDIVLLVLIVLSILLVMLESIDSFQASHRKVLVIIEWVLTVIFSIEYILRLWSVYHPWKYARSFFGIIDLLAILPTYIAFFFGGAQAFLVIRALRLMRIFRILKLGHFLSEGQYIASALRASFTKITVFLFFISILVTILGAFMYLIEGGTNSGFSNIPSSIYWAIVTLTTVGYGDITPATAIGKMLSAVVMVLGYAIIAVPTGIVTGELIKQARDTRNNTQACRYCGEEGHDDDAAYCKYCGNLLNLPTIDNDDEESSVL
- a CDS encoding LytR/AlgR family response regulator transcription factor, translating into MIKAVIIEDEINGLNNLKSLLAEHCEDVEIIGTAGSVDEGYKLLSNPRITPDVAFLDISLPDGLVFQLLNRLKPVDFDVIFVTAYEDYAIKACEYSSIGYVMKPIDPDTLVEAVERIQPDKQNEIDKRLDIFQNYMNNPNAFTKMSISALDGIYFVNIKDVVRFEAEDNYTHIFLEGGERITASKTIKAYEDMLAPFNFYRVHKRHVINLNYMRKFVKGDGGYLIMDDDIKIEVSRRRRPAFMEQMKRLQNGL
- a CDS encoding histidine kinase; the protein is MFAASERIVIQPGLWEQKLAQQQDPLQRLAIIDQLAGHYAYTNVLRAQQLLLEQWKLLAQHEVEDFMFRYFLNKMVVQNQLYDFTGAAETARQGIDYLEAAGSIKQLTELQIEYAGISINLGDLEAAERFLQKALKVLKNFPDQQLHSRIACRKGYLYLHAGNHSIATEQFLNAISMLEVKEESLPLRDEYFRSLAFAGLGQVYEHNEEYEKSVRAFLRVVDLCERLGMSNRLAWHYLNVGRAYIGLGDVASAKDFLQKVIDTRDDLSLEARASAYANLGFCTFEEGDFTAALELLHRAEHLHQELNPNDFSNLCVIASWRGRIQTEQENYEAAQASFTEALRYAEAEEDYKMLAEVHSDFAALYAEIENYQLAYEYQLEHDRFLEIYLEDQDRRQQQELEMKYQAARKQQETELLELKATRLQLKALRAQMNPHFIYNALNSIQHFITSNKGAIASRYLAKFAKLMRQSLDYSDEESISLEKEIEFLQDYLYINEKLRFEDRLSYRVVVDDDLEEDILGVPTMIVQPYVENALEHGLRSRKDGLITVQFKLWDDDTICCIVEDNGIGRKKALAQQHNDPNRQNYRSRGTQITEKRLELLRRTKKQEVSVRTIDLYDEKTGLATGTRVEIMIPIVEIQVK
- a CDS encoding tetratricopeptide repeat protein — encoded protein: MEPNSFDAEAVFQRAMTAYQAGQLVEAEQLLRIILVEIPTHDGIMTTLGGVLLASGQIATSIELLQEAIQLNAANPDAYLNLGIAFQQSGNTPQAIAAIQQASQLAPQRPDIAYNLANVLLETQQFTEAIQVLHAIIEQQPDFLQAYDTLGAVYHYLQKTDIAQQTYEQALLIEPNDLKLLTTLGNLLADTGQTAAATTMFQRTIEAHPDHFLGYALMGKFYLDLGKNNEGLATLEKAYSLHPGDLNVNILLGNANNELGRTDQAEQFYRQALDISPDDPGALSNFRRLMSSKIPYWHFEMLADSERNNAYQAAIEKAVTPATRVLDIGTGSGLLSMMAARAGAERIVACEMNERLAATADEIIALNGYDQQIDLFSKKSTQLKVGKEVKEKVDLIISEILDVGAFGEGVLPSIRHAVQNLAKPEVKLIPAGLQLFGQLIEIPFRSRIAPVKEIAGFDLSPFEQFRISDEYFRIILKAENYQVLSPVIPLMKVDFYKLPPAYPDDRPMETFHEFSIEHNGSLQALVFWFDLQLDDDIIVSSRPEGELEHWGQALFCFPQHPEVKKGDKVRVKMLQSDMMIRFRLMV
- a CDS encoding outer membrane beta-barrel protein, with amino-acid sequence MKTLKFAALALSLFFTTQTLMAQVRVSPKVGVNLSALDAKLNDFDAEARTGWHAGLDFRMGDGVLFLNPGVQYQSYTARLMQDINQNTEVNFSEETTIQSLKVPLNVGLRVIGDNGLLGLHLKGGIVPTYVMGVKEVDNFDFSIDELNRLTWGANMGVGIDLLFFTADLTYEKGLTNFFENGEGKNNILSLSVGLKF